The Dokdonia sp. 4H-3-7-5 genomic interval TGTAGTTTCAAAAGTAAGATTGAGATTGAAAATCTTATTTAAAATAGGCCATAGTTGCCCATCGATACTCCCGTAGCAAAAGTTTACATCTCCCGTTTTAAGAGTGCCTTCTGTAAATCTAGGAGGAGGAAGTGTGCCTACAATGAGTTTTGTGGCGTTCTCAATATTAAACGGCGGATAAGGATGTGTATGTTTAAAAACAGACATTATGATTGTGTCGCAGCAACAAGTCTTTCTACTTCTATAAAAGTATTTTTGTGTAGTTTTCTATTGGGTGTAGTAAGGTTTAAAAACTCTTCTTGCATCTCGTGTAGCACTTCTAGCGCTTTAGATTGCATCTTACTTTCAATATAAAATTTTGAGAGTTGCACGCGCTCAGGATAATTAGAATAACGCTGATCTATTTTTTTTAGGATAACTTCTGCCTCATCATCTTTCCCAGTTTTTGATAAGGCGAGCCCATATTTAAACTGTGCTTGCGACTTTTCAAAATCTGAGACGGTGCTCATTTTCTCACCTATGGCAATTACTTCATCATACTTTTCTTGCTCAAAAAGAGCAAGTAGTAATTGTGTGTTTGCATAGTAATCGTTTTTCTGACTTCCTTTTAAAACACTATCGTATTGAATCGCTGCCTCTTTAAAGTTGCCTATCGCAAGTAATGCATCGCCTAGCTCCACACGATTAGAATACGTGTCAGAAAATTCAACTTTCTTTTCTAGTTGGCTTATCTTTTTAGTAGGGTTAATAACCGCTGTAAATTCCTTTTGAACGACAGCAACATCCTTTTTATTGAAAATCTGAGCGATTACATATACTAGGCAGCCTATGGCAGGCAATAGGAGGATAGCAAAGTACCAGTAAAAACTATTTTTATTCTTGTAAACGTGGTAAGCACATGCCAGCTGGAGCGCAATAAGAATGTAATACGTCATAGTGATACTTTTTATTTATAAAGATAGTATAGGCAGATGATTAACAGAATTTTAAAATAGGTTCTTTTTGAAAAATGCTACCTTGAGAATAACTAAAAATATGGATATGGGAAGAGGAGATAAAAAATCAAGAAGAGGAAAAATAAGCCGCGGAACTTTTGGCGCAAAAAGAAGAAAAAAAGGAAGAAAGAAAGCTAAGGACGCTGCGAAAATGCAGAAGGATTAGTAGTTGTTCTAGTATTATAAGATGTTTTCCAGAGCGTAAAAAACCCATCATAGATTTCTCTGTGATGGGTTTTTAGTCATTGTAGACAATTACCTTGTAAATACAAATTCGTTTTTATCTTCATTAGACTCCTCTGCGCTGTATGCGTAGCCATCATAATCAAATCCTTTAAGATCTTCTATGCTGTTTACATCTTTATCGATAATGTAACGCACCATCGAGCCACGTGCTTTTTTTGCGTAAAAAGCAATAATCTTTAGTTTACCATTTTTAAAGTCTTTAAAGATAGGCGTGATTACGGGAACCTTAAGTTTTTTAGGCTGTACTGCTTTAAAGTATTCTTGGCTCGCAAGATTAACAAAAAGCTCATCATCTTCTAGTTCCTCATTAAGACGATTAGTAAGCGTGTCTCCCCAAAACTCATACAAGTTCTTAGTGTTGTAGTATTCTAGCTTAGTTCCCATCTCAAGACGGTAAGCTTGCATTAAATCT includes:
- the yaaA gene encoding peroxide stress protein YaaA encodes the protein MKIVVSPAKSLNFESKLPTTRATQPQFLEEAEKLNSKLSNTTKKEIQDLMHISEKLADLNYQRYQDFTTPFTISNARPAVYTFDGDVYTGLDAYTIPTEKLDKLQDTLRILSGMYGILRPLDLMQAYRLEMGTKLEYYNTKNLYEFWGDTLTNRLNEELEDDELFVNLASQEYFKAVQPKKLKVPVITPIFKDFKNGKLKIIAFYAKKARGSMVRYIIDKDVNSIEDLKGFDYDGYAYSAEESNEDKNEFVFTR
- a CDS encoding 30S ribosomal protein THX yields the protein MKNATLRITKNMDMGRGDKKSRRGKISRGTFGAKRRKKGRKKAKDAAKMQKD